AATGGGCAAATGTTGTACGTTGGGAAATGAGAACCCGTCTATTCCTTAGAACGGCAGAATTCTTATGGCAGGAAGGGCATACCGCTCACGCTACAAAAGAAGAAGCGGTAGAAGAAGCTGAAAAAATGAATGAAGTATATGCAGATTTTGCAGAAAACTTTATGGCAATGCCGGTAATTCAGGGATTAAAGACTCCTTCTGAGAGATTTGCAGGAGCAGATGAAACCTATTGTATTGAAGCACTTATGCAGGATGGTAAAGCTCTTCAGGCAGGAACATCTCACTTCTTAGGTCAGAATTTTGCGAAAGCATTTGACGTAAAATTCACCAATAAAGAAGGAAAGATAGAACACGCATGGGCAACATCTTGGGGAACTTCTACTCGTTTGATGGGAGCATTGATCATGACTCACTCTGACGATTTCGGATTGGTATTGCCTCCAACATTGGCTCCAATTCAGGTCGTAATTGTCCCTATCTTTAAAGGGGAAGAACAATTGGCACAAATCAGCGAAGTTGCTTTAGATATTCAGGCTAAATTAAAAGCTAAAGGTATTTCTGTGAAATTTGATAATGATACTCAGAACAAACCAGGATGGAAATTCGCTGAATACGAATTGAAAGGTGTTCCGGTAAGAATTGCAATGGGACCAAGAGACCTTGAAAATAAGTCTGTTGAAATTGCAAGAAGAGATAACCTAACCAAAGAAGTTCGTTCTATTGAAGGTTTAGATGTTTATATTGAAGAGTTATTGAAAACGATTCAACAGGATATCTATAATAAGGCCGCTAACTTCAGAAAAGACAACATCACCAAAGTAGATACTTATGAAGAGTTCAAGAAAGTTCTTGAAGAAAAAGGAGGATTTATCTACGCGCACTGGGATGGTACAGCTGAAGAAGAAGAACAAATTAAGGATGAAACGAAAGCTACGATCAGATGTATTCCTTTAGATGATGACATTGAAGAAGGTATTTCATTGATTTCAGGGAAACCATCTAAGAGACGTGTATTATTCGCAAAAGCGTATTAATAAATTTAACGATTTTAAAAAAAATCGTTAAATTTTAAAGAATTATTCAAAAAAAAATGACATTTAGACGGATTTTTGTTTAAATTTATCTCAACATTAATCTAAAAAAATTTATTATGTCTTTAAATGTCATTGATTTAATTAAAGGACAATTAGGTCCTGCTTTGGTTTCACAGGCTGCTTCACAGTTTGGAGAAAGCGAATCAGGAATTTCTAAAGCAATTGGTGGTTTATTACCTGCTGTAGTAGGTGGATTAGCCAATAACGCAGACAACCCTGGCGTTGTGGATGCTATTACAAAGCCTCTTCAAGTGGTATTTTGGGAAATCTATTAGGTGGATCATCTAATAACCCTATCATCTCCACTTTATTATCTTCTCTTTTTGGAGATAAGGTGGGCGGATTAGTGAATTCCATTGCCAGTTTTTCAGGAATCAGCAACAATTCTGCAGGTTCTTTGTTAAACCTGGTGACCGGGGCTACAGTAGGCACAGTGGGAAAATATGCAGCAGACAATAATTTGGGTGCTTCAGGTATTTCCGGCTTACTGAATGATCAGAAAGGCATTATTTCTTCTTTACTGCCTGCAGGTCTTTCTTTGGCTTCTTTTGGATTAGGAGCTGAAAATTGGTTTGGTCAGGCTAAGGAGACCGTTTCTTCAGTAACTTCTACTGCTAAGGATAACATCGCTGAAGGTGTTGCTACGGCAAGAGAAAATGTGAGCGAAGGAGCGAGAGAAATAAGAGAACAATTTGAAAATAACAACAATAATAATCAAGGAGGAGGTTCAATCTGGAAATGGTTGCTTCCGCTTTTATTATTAATTGCTGCTGGATATTTCCTTTGGAAGCAGTGTGAGAAGAAGCAAACAACAACTACAATGACTTCTACCTCAGACTCAACAGGAACCCATACAGATACAACTTCTGCAACAACATCCACGCCAGCTACCACCGCTACACCTGCTGCTAAAACCGATGAAAACATCGACCTTAACGGAGTAATGCTGAAAGGATATAAAGGTGGTATGGAAGATCAAATG
This is a stretch of genomic DNA from Chryseobacterium tructae. It encodes these proteins:
- a CDS encoding DUF937 domain-containing protein is translated as MSLNVIDLIKGQLGPALVSQAASQFGESESGISKAIGGLLPAVVGGLANNADNPGVVDAITKPLQVVFWEIY
- the proS gene encoding proline--tRNA ligase, giving the protein MAKLTSRSEDYSKWYNELVVKADLAENSGVRGCMVIKPYGYAIWEKMRDEMDKKFKETGHVNAYFPLFVPKSLFEAEEKNAEGFAKECAVVTHYRLKTDPNNPSKLIVDPDAKLEEELIVRPTSEAIIWNTYKNWIQSYRDLPILINQWANVVRWEMRTRLFLRTAEFLWQEGHTAHATKEEAVEEAEKMNEVYADFAENFMAMPVIQGLKTPSERFAGADETYCIEALMQDGKALQAGTSHFLGQNFAKAFDVKFTNKEGKIEHAWATSWGTSTRLMGALIMTHSDDFGLVLPPTLAPIQVVIVPIFKGEEQLAQISEVALDIQAKLKAKGISVKFDNDTQNKPGWKFAEYELKGVPVRIAMGPRDLENKSVEIARRDNLTKEVRSIEGLDVYIEELLKTIQQDIYNKAANFRKDNITKVDTYEEFKKVLEEKGGFIYAHWDGTAEEEEQIKDETKATIRCIPLDDDIEEGISLISGKPSKRRVLFAKAY
- a CDS encoding OmpA family protein, which produces MGNLLGGSSNNPIISTLLSSLFGDKVGGLVNSIASFSGISNNSAGSLLNLVTGATVGTVGKYAADNNLGASGISGLLNDQKGIISSLLPAGLSLASFGLGAENWFGQAKETVSSVTSTAKDNIAEGVATARENVSEGAREIREQFENNNNNNQGGGSIWKWLLPLLLLIAAGYFLWKQCEKKQTTTTMTSTSDSTGTHTDTTSATTSTPATTATPAAKTDENIDLNGVMLKGYKGGMEDQMITFLKSGGYKNAADDAALKDKWYDFDHVNFKIGKSTELETGSQGQLDNLVAILKAFPESKIKIGGYTDKTGNEASNVKLSQERADFIKAALAKAGVGAQVIGAEGYGSKFAKVDAKASDAERAADRKMSIRFAK